One genomic window of Haloferax mediterranei ATCC 33500 includes the following:
- a CDS encoding DUF371 domain-containing protein: MQEVIRARGHEHVSAEHASTFEVTSDDWLTPAGDCILAIDADRTPADFDPEFVGACQSHDATIDVTVRVEAGEDTYEQTVSGRGHPELTFDGDRSIVFRTSDYVDDRTGVVGAEHAAEGFDRDLVSALTDGADLTVTIEVE; encoded by the coding sequence ATGCAAGAAGTCATTCGCGCCCGTGGTCACGAGCACGTGAGTGCCGAGCACGCGAGTACGTTCGAAGTGACGAGCGACGACTGGCTCACCCCCGCTGGCGACTGTATCCTCGCTATCGACGCGGACCGAACACCGGCCGACTTCGACCCGGAATTCGTCGGGGCGTGCCAGTCCCACGACGCGACCATCGACGTGACCGTGCGCGTGGAGGCGGGCGAAGACACGTACGAACAGACCGTGAGCGGACGTGGCCACCCGGAACTCACCTTCGACGGCGACCGAAGCATCGTCTTTCGGACGAGCGACTACGTCGACGACCGGACGGGTGTCGTCGGTGCCGAACACGCCGCCGAAGGGTTCGACCGCGACCTCGTTTCGGCGCTTACCGACGGCGCGGACCTCACCGTAACCATCGAAGTCGAGTAA
- a CDS encoding coiled-coil protein → MVTKQEVLSEFDVQGLDEARNIDLPDEKLENGSKGELIKLAGQLRDRRNELNQMASERASKRDDLNAMTREKVDEAQKHREQRDEMNSQVQEHKNQRNELNAKANELFDEVDEMKSDLELDDGKDIDELKEEIEQLEFRQQTEVLSTEDERELIEKIENKREELRQKKDKVEESGDLEELIAEAEEVRSEASQHHQKVTELADDAQEHHNQMIEAYREADDIRDKADEMHELFVEAQEAADRHHEDFVRVQKRLRELDKKEERERKDSRAEEREAAKAEAEEIYQKFKEGETLETEDLMKLQKSGLL, encoded by the coding sequence ATGGTAACGAAGCAGGAAGTACTTAGCGAGTTCGACGTGCAGGGACTCGACGAGGCACGAAACATCGATCTCCCAGACGAAAAGCTCGAAAACGGCTCGAAAGGCGAACTCATCAAGCTCGCTGGTCAACTCCGAGACCGCCGTAACGAACTAAACCAAATGGCTTCTGAACGCGCCTCTAAGCGCGACGACCTCAACGCGATGACTCGCGAGAAGGTCGACGAGGCGCAGAAGCACCGCGAGCAGCGAGACGAGATGAACTCGCAGGTGCAGGAGCACAAGAACCAGCGCAACGAACTCAACGCGAAGGCTAACGAGCTCTTCGACGAGGTCGACGAGATGAAAAGCGACCTCGAGCTCGACGACGGCAAAGATATCGACGAGCTCAAAGAGGAGATCGAGCAACTCGAGTTCCGTCAGCAGACCGAAGTTCTCTCGACGGAAGACGAGCGCGAACTCATCGAGAAGATTGAGAACAAGCGCGAAGAACTCCGTCAAAAAAAGGACAAGGTCGAAGAGAGCGGTGACCTCGAAGAACTCATCGCCGAGGCCGAAGAGGTCCGCTCCGAGGCGTCCCAGCACCACCAGAAGGTGACTGAGCTGGCAGACGACGCCCAGGAACACCACAACCAGATGATCGAGGCCTACCGTGAGGCCGACGACATCCGTGACAAGGCCGACGAGATGCACGAACTCTTCGTCGAAGCCCAGGAAGCGGCCGACCGTCACCACGAGGACTTCGTCCGCGTCCAGAAGCGCCTGCGCGAACTGGACAAGAAGGAAGAGCGCGAGCGCAAGGACTCCCGCGCAGAAGAGCGCGAAGCCGCCAAGGCCGAGGCCGAGGAAATCTACCAGAAGTTCAAGGAAGGCGAGACCCTCGAGACCGAGGACCTGATGAAGCTCCAGAAGTCCGGCCTGCTCTAA
- the sppA gene encoding signal peptide peptidase SppA, which yields MNDRLTRLFRAAIVLVVAVIAAIVGWVVFYDIPATLTDLLGILLVIGTVLIALQVGRKLATSAFPSYDVAEVAVEGPISREGGKAPIPGRGSGLPADDIVEQIDAAADDENAEALLLKLNTPGGEVLPSDDIRRAAADFDGPTIAYATDVCASGGYWIASGCDELWSHDASIVGSIGVIGSSVNASELADKLGVSYERFAAGKYKDAGNALKEPTDDEREYLQGLIDDYYDDFIERVAEGRDMDPEAVRDTEARVYLGDEAHELGLVDSLGTRDDVEDRLAELLDRDEVSIEGFTPELGLAERLRGGVETAAYAFGAGLASSVDVDDGFSFRF from the coding sequence GTGAACGACAGACTCACACGTCTCTTCCGAGCGGCTATCGTTCTCGTCGTGGCTGTCATCGCGGCCATCGTTGGCTGGGTGGTCTTCTACGACATACCGGCAACGCTCACCGACCTGCTCGGTATCCTTCTGGTCATCGGGACCGTCCTCATCGCACTCCAGGTCGGTAGGAAACTCGCCACATCGGCGTTCCCGAGCTACGATGTGGCCGAAGTTGCCGTCGAAGGCCCAATCTCGCGGGAAGGCGGCAAAGCTCCGATTCCGGGTCGTGGAAGTGGGCTGCCGGCGGACGACATCGTCGAGCAAATCGACGCTGCGGCCGACGACGAAAACGCCGAAGCGTTACTTCTCAAACTCAACACGCCCGGCGGTGAGGTGCTTCCGAGCGACGATATTCGGAGAGCGGCCGCCGACTTCGACGGGCCGACAATCGCCTATGCAACCGACGTGTGTGCCTCGGGTGGCTACTGGATTGCCAGCGGGTGCGACGAGTTGTGGTCCCACGACGCGAGTATCGTCGGTTCAATCGGCGTTATCGGGTCGTCAGTCAACGCCTCGGAACTCGCCGATAAACTCGGTGTCTCTTACGAGCGCTTCGCCGCAGGGAAGTACAAAGACGCCGGAAACGCTCTGAAAGAGCCGACGGACGACGAACGCGAGTACCTTCAGGGACTCATCGACGACTACTACGACGACTTTATCGAGCGCGTCGCTGAGGGCCGCGATATGGACCCGGAAGCCGTCCGCGACACGGAAGCCCGGGTCTACCTCGGTGACGAAGCGCACGAACTCGGGTTGGTCGATTCGCTCGGCACTCGCGACGATGTCGAAGATAGGCTTGCCGAACTGCTCGACCGCGACGAGGTGTCTATCGAGGGGTTCACGCCGGAACTCGGACTCGCCGAGAGACTCCGTGGCGGTGTCGAAACCGCCGCGTATGCCTTCGGTGCAGGGCTTGCCTCGTCGGTCGATGTGGACGACGGCTTCTCATTTCGGTTCTGA
- a CDS encoding DUF373 family protein, whose protein sequence is MTTLVLCVDRANDIGRKSGLSTPVVGWEAVRSLVTDVGLADPEDSSVNCLLEALRVTRELRDEREDAEVAVISGTSESVVGADRSVARQLDELVELHDVESAVVVIDSAEDERLVPVVESRLRVDAVDRVVVRQAHDIESTYYLLKQFLADEELRSTVLVPLGVGLLLLPLLLVQFTPAVAMAGLAALLGAVLLYKGLAIDEFLSDAPERVRDALYSGQVSVVTYAVAAGLAIVGLFLGALAVQTPGTDGNELLVPSLLFVYHSVPWLALAALTASAGRLLDELIGSESVSTSHMNLPFGVIAIGLVVRGVAGFLLERQGELANLVLLGRVHLSPMQRLAMFIFTGIIISLVGVRISVTVSDETLEDVVENRQESESSR, encoded by the coding sequence GTGACAACGCTCGTCCTCTGTGTCGACCGAGCAAACGACATTGGCCGAAAGTCGGGACTCTCGACGCCCGTCGTTGGCTGGGAGGCGGTTCGGTCGCTCGTTACCGATGTCGGTCTTGCAGACCCGGAGGATTCGAGCGTTAACTGTCTGCTCGAAGCGTTACGCGTCACGCGCGAACTCCGAGACGAGCGCGAGGACGCCGAAGTCGCCGTCATCTCCGGAACCAGCGAGAGCGTCGTCGGTGCGGATAGATCCGTCGCTCGCCAGCTCGACGAACTCGTCGAGTTGCACGATGTCGAGTCCGCGGTGGTCGTCATCGACAGTGCGGAGGACGAACGCCTCGTTCCCGTCGTCGAAAGTCGACTTCGAGTGGACGCGGTCGACCGCGTGGTCGTCCGACAGGCACACGACATCGAGTCGACCTACTACCTCCTCAAACAGTTCCTCGCCGACGAGGAACTCCGTTCGACGGTGCTCGTCCCGCTCGGTGTGGGTTTGCTTTTGCTCCCACTCCTTCTCGTCCAGTTCACCCCGGCAGTCGCAATGGCGGGTCTCGCCGCCCTTCTCGGCGCGGTTCTCCTGTACAAGGGACTGGCTATCGACGAGTTCCTCTCGGATGCACCTGAACGAGTTCGTGACGCCCTCTACTCCGGACAGGTGTCTGTCGTCACGTACGCGGTGGCGGCAGGACTGGCTATTGTCGGTCTGTTCCTCGGCGCACTCGCGGTTCAGACGCCCGGTACCGACGGCAACGAGTTGCTCGTGCCGTCACTCTTGTTCGTCTATCACAGCGTTCCGTGGTTGGCGCTCGCCGCGCTCACCGCCAGTGCGGGTCGGCTCCTCGACGAACTCATCGGCAGTGAGAGCGTCTCAACGTCACATATGAACCTCCCGTTCGGGGTTATCGCCATCGGGCTTGTCGTCCGCGGTGTCGCTGGCTTCCTCCTCGAACGACAGGGCGAACTCGCTAATCTCGTGTTACTCGGCCGCGTTCACCTCTCACCGATGCAGCGACTGGCGATGTTCATCTTTACGGGCATCATCATCAGCCTCGTCGGCGTCCGCATTTCGGTGACTGTCTCAGACGAGACACTCGAAGACGTCGTCGAAAATCGGCAGGAAAGCGAGAGTTCGCGGTAG
- a CDS encoding DUF7333 family protein: protein MEFDLTKTVALLVGLVVLGTAALIGMGVMETNTVLMMVTPAMLAFGVICLAIGVKHGEYRTAN from the coding sequence ATGGAGTTCGACCTGACCAAGACAGTCGCACTACTCGTCGGTCTCGTTGTGCTCGGAACCGCGGCGCTCATCGGGATGGGTGTAATGGAGACGAACACCGTCTTGATGATGGTAACGCCGGCGATGCTCGCCTTCGGCGTAATCTGTCTTGCCATCGGCGTCAAGCACGGCGAATACCGGACCGCGAACTAA
- a CDS encoding aldo/keto reductase: MPMLGLGTWENTNPDECENAVKTALEMGYRHIDTAQIYGNEAEVGAGIAAADVDRDDIFLATKVWIDELSSDDVIQSTRESLDKLGVDYVDLLYVHWPAGEYDAEETLAAFDELVDEGLTKRVGVSNFEPEQLREAVELSESGIFANQIELHPLLQQDELREVCADEDIEIVAYSPLARGTVFDVDVLSDIAEKHDVSEAQVSLAWIREKGVTAIPKATSEGHIEDNWKSLDLELDDEDIETIDAIEETDRRVDPGFAPW, translated from the coding sequence ATGCCGATGCTCGGCCTCGGAACGTGGGAGAACACGAACCCAGACGAGTGTGAAAACGCAGTGAAGACGGCGCTGGAGATGGGGTACCGCCACATCGACACCGCCCAGATTTACGGGAATGAGGCGGAAGTCGGTGCAGGTATCGCCGCCGCGGACGTCGACCGCGACGATATCTTCCTTGCGACCAAGGTCTGGATTGACGAACTCTCCTCCGACGACGTTATCCAGAGCACGCGAGAGAGTCTCGACAAACTCGGCGTCGACTACGTGGACCTGCTGTACGTCCACTGGCCGGCCGGCGAGTACGACGCCGAAGAGACGCTCGCCGCCTTCGACGAACTCGTCGACGAGGGCCTGACAAAGCGCGTCGGCGTCTCCAACTTCGAACCCGAACAGCTCCGCGAAGCCGTCGAACTGTCCGAGTCGGGGATTTTCGCCAACCAAATCGAACTTCACCCGCTGCTCCAGCAGGACGAACTCCGCGAGGTCTGTGCCGACGAAGACATCGAAATCGTCGCGTACTCCCCGCTCGCTCGCGGGACGGTATTCGATGTGGACGTACTCTCTGATATCGCCGAGAAACACGACGTAAGTGAGGCACAGGTGTCGCTCGCGTGGATTCGAGAAAAAGGCGTGACGGCCATTCCGAAGGCGACGAGCGAAGGCCACATAGAGGACAACTGGAAGTCGCTCGACCTCGAACTCGACGACGAAGACATCGAAACCATCGACGCTATCGAGGAGACCGACCGCCGCGTCGACCCCGGATTCGCGCCCTGGTAG
- a CDS encoding 2-oxoacid:ferredoxin oxidoreductase subunit beta: MSSDVRFTDFKSDKQPTWCPGCGDFGTMNGIMKALANSGNDPDNTFLVAGIGCSGKIGTYMHSYAIHGVHGRSLPVAAGAKLANPNLTVVAAGGDGDGYSIGAGHFIHAVRRNVDMAYVVMDNRIYGLTKGQASPTSREDFETSTTPEGPQQPPVNPLALSLAAGGTFIAQSFATDHKRHAEIVQEAIEHDGFGFVNVFSPCVTFNDVDTYDYFRDNLVDLKETDHDPTDYDAAKDKILDSSKEYEGIIYKDESSVSYEQNFGVTENMSDIPSGAPDDAMDLVREFY; this comes from the coding sequence ATGAGCTCAGACGTCCGCTTCACCGACTTCAAGTCAGACAAACAACCGACCTGGTGTCCCGGCTGTGGGGACTTCGGGACGATGAACGGTATCATGAAAGCCCTCGCCAACTCCGGCAACGACCCGGACAACACGTTCCTGGTCGCCGGTATCGGCTGTTCCGGCAAAATCGGGACGTACATGCACTCGTACGCCATCCACGGCGTTCACGGGCGCTCGCTCCCCGTCGCTGCCGGGGCCAAGCTGGCGAACCCCAACCTGACCGTCGTCGCCGCCGGTGGCGACGGTGACGGGTACTCCATCGGTGCGGGGCACTTTATCCACGCCGTTCGCCGCAACGTCGACATGGCCTACGTCGTCATGGACAACCGTATCTACGGCCTGACGAAGGGTCAGGCGTCGCCGACTTCGCGCGAGGACTTCGAGACCTCGACGACCCCCGAAGGGCCGCAGCAGCCGCCGGTCAACCCGCTGGCGCTGTCGCTGGCCGCCGGTGGCACGTTCATCGCGCAGTCCTTCGCGACCGACCACAAGCGTCACGCCGAAATCGTGCAGGAAGCTATCGAGCACGATGGCTTCGGCTTCGTGAACGTGTTCAGTCCGTGTGTCACGTTCAACGACGTGGACACCTACGACTACTTCCGCGACAACCTCGTGGACCTCAAGGAGACGGACCACGACCCGACCGACTACGACGCTGCCAAGGACAAGATTCTCGACTCTTCGAAGGAGTACGAGGGAATCATCTACAAAGACGAGAGTTCGGTCTCCTACGAGCAGAACTTCGGCGTCACGGAGAACATGTCCGACATTCCGTCGGGTGCCCCCGACGACGCGATGGACCTCGTCCGCGAGTTCTACTAA
- a CDS encoding 2-oxoacid:acceptor oxidoreductase subunit alpha, with protein sequence MPADFNWAIGGEAGDGIDSTGKIFAQALSRAGRHVFTSKDFASRIRGGYTAYKVRTAIDPVQSVVDRLDVLIALTPRTIEENLDELHDGSVIIYDGDRSTMADVEIPEGMVGLDVPLQALAEEAGGAIMRNVVALGAACAVTDFPIENLDSALQKRFGGKGEAIVENNKEAARAGLEFVHEEFDHEFDYDLETTDEDYVLLNGDQAIGMGAIAAGCRFYAGYPITPATNVMEYLTGRIERYGGHVVQAEDELAAINLALGAARAGARSMTATSGPGIDLMAETFGLVATSETPLVIVDVMRSGPSTGMPTKQEQGDLNMMLQGGHGEIPRFVVAPTTISECFWKTVEAFNLAEKYQLPVYVAADLAMAVTEQTFSPETFDMDEVEIDRGKVVDDDTIDEWLDEKGRFQPHALTDDGISPRAFPGTDEGAHMSTGLEHDELGRRTEDTSMRVKQVEKRDRKVETAKSDEDFSPREFGDTDSDVLVISWGSNEGALVEAMNFLEADGIDIRFLSVPYMFPRPDLSDAIEAADEVIVVECNATGQFANVVEHDTLTRVKRINKYDGVRFKADELADEIKSTLDAEEVSA encoded by the coding sequence ATGCCTGCGGACTTCAACTGGGCCATCGGCGGCGAGGCTGGCGATGGCATCGACTCCACGGGGAAGATTTTCGCTCAGGCACTCTCCCGGGCTGGACGGCACGTGTTTACTTCCAAGGATTTCGCTTCGCGAATCCGCGGCGGCTACACTGCATACAAAGTTCGGACTGCCATCGACCCCGTACAGAGCGTCGTCGACCGACTCGACGTGCTCATTGCACTTACACCACGAACGATTGAGGAGAACCTCGACGAACTCCACGACGGTTCGGTCATCATCTACGACGGTGACCGCTCGACGATGGCGGACGTCGAGATTCCTGAAGGAATGGTCGGGCTGGACGTTCCCCTTCAGGCGCTCGCAGAAGAGGCTGGCGGCGCAATCATGCGTAACGTCGTCGCACTCGGCGCGGCGTGTGCCGTCACCGACTTCCCTATCGAGAACCTCGACAGCGCGCTCCAGAAGCGCTTCGGCGGGAAGGGTGAGGCAATCGTTGAGAACAACAAGGAGGCGGCTCGCGCCGGACTCGAATTCGTACACGAGGAATTCGACCACGAATTCGACTACGACCTCGAGACGACCGACGAAGACTACGTCCTCCTGAACGGCGACCAGGCCATCGGTATGGGCGCAATCGCCGCCGGTTGCCGGTTCTACGCTGGCTACCCCATTACACCGGCGACGAACGTCATGGAGTACCTGACCGGGCGTATCGAACGCTACGGCGGCCACGTCGTGCAGGCGGAAGACGAACTCGCCGCAATCAACCTCGCGCTCGGTGCTGCGCGCGCCGGTGCGCGCTCGATGACCGCAACCTCCGGTCCGGGTATCGACCTCATGGCGGAGACGTTCGGTCTTGTCGCCACCTCGGAGACGCCGCTCGTCATCGTCGACGTGATGCGCTCCGGTCCTTCGACCGGGATGCCGACGAAGCAAGAACAGGGCGACCTGAACATGATGCTTCAGGGTGGCCACGGCGAGATTCCGCGCTTCGTCGTCGCACCGACGACCATCTCCGAGTGTTTCTGGAAGACCGTCGAGGCGTTCAACCTCGCCGAGAAGTACCAGCTTCCGGTCTACGTCGCCGCCGACCTCGCGATGGCAGTCACGGAACAGACCTTCTCCCCCGAGACGTTCGATATGGACGAAGTCGAAATCGACCGCGGCAAGGTCGTCGACGACGACACCATCGACGAATGGCTCGACGAGAAAGGCCGATTCCAGCCACACGCACTCACCGACGACGGCATCAGTCCGCGCGCGTTCCCCGGTACGGACGAGGGTGCACACATGTCGACTGGTCTCGAACACGACGAACTCGGTCGCCGGACCGAAGACACCTCGATGCGCGTCAAGCAGGTCGAAAAGCGCGACCGGAAGGTCGAGACGGCGAAGTCCGACGAGGACTTCTCGCCGCGTGAGTTCGGCGACACCGACTCGGACGTGCTCGTTATCTCGTGGGGTTCCAACGAGGGCGCGCTCGTCGAGGCCATGAACTTCCTCGAAGCGGACGGCATCGACATCCGCTTCCTCTCAGTTCCGTACATGTTCCCGCGTCCGGACCTCTCGGACGCTATCGAGGCGGCAGACGAAGTCATCGTCGTCGAGTGTAACGCGACGGGACAGTTCGCCAACGTCGTCGAGCACGACACATTAACCCGTGTCAAGCGCATTAACAAGTACGACGGCGTCCGCTTCAAGGCGGACGAACTCGCAGACGAAATCAAATCGACCCTCGACGCAGAGGAGGTTTCAGCATGA
- a CDS encoding FAD-dependent oxidoreductase, with product MDATVTVSAARNVGPGTVAIEFETPDGFEAEPGQFVKLTAEVDGESYARFYTLSSPGVGDTFEVTVGIDPEEAGPFSQHLESLAEGDTIDLSGPFGDSYYDGEARVVVLAGGPGIGPAVGIAEAAVADDNEAAVVYLDDAPAHEDRLDALRDGGASVVVTDDEDALAGAVSDALVNGDDEQVFVYGFAGFVDAAVDAIENAGGDVDAAKIENFG from the coding sequence ATGGACGCAACCGTCACCGTCTCCGCGGCCCGCAACGTCGGACCCGGAACGGTCGCTATCGAGTTCGAGACGCCCGACGGCTTCGAGGCCGAGCCGGGCCAGTTCGTGAAGCTCACCGCCGAAGTCGACGGCGAGTCGTACGCCCGCTTCTATACGCTCTCGTCGCCCGGCGTCGGCGACACTTTCGAAGTGACCGTGGGAATCGACCCCGAGGAAGCCGGGCCGTTCAGCCAGCACCTCGAATCGCTCGCCGAGGGCGACACCATCGACCTCTCCGGTCCGTTCGGCGACAGCTACTACGACGGCGAGGCGCGCGTGGTCGTTCTCGCCGGTGGCCCGGGTATCGGCCCTGCGGTCGGTATCGCCGAGGCGGCGGTCGCCGACGACAACGAAGCCGCAGTCGTCTATCTCGATGACGCGCCCGCGCACGAGGACCGACTCGACGCGCTCCGCGATGGCGGTGCGAGTGTCGTCGTCACCGACGACGAGGACGCACTCGCCGGAGCCGTGTCGGACGCGCTCGTAAACGGCGACGACGAACAGGTGTTCGTCTACGGCTTCGCAGGATTCGTCGACGCCGCCGTCGACGCGATCGAAAACGCCGGCGGCGACGTTGACGCGGCGAAAATCGAGAACTTCGGGTAA
- a CDS encoding ABC transporter permease yields MSDGEDLFAIAARELRTVVRTPAVVALSVVFGLTVVAVAAAGTGSRGGYVPLVLDLVPFVEALVPLLAFALCYRAVLTDRRTGELDVLRTFDVSRLSYVGGVYLGRSLALVVVVFGSLLVSAATVPVLSPEKSAFLALNAAADSPVAFVRFAVLAVIFALATAAVALAVSAAARTARQAIALAVGLVVAFVVGIDAAAVAGLASGTFGIDAVPLVLALSPNGAFRSLVFGVAVETGSHTSPLVSLLGLAGWLSGALVLAVLTAWKPVD; encoded by the coding sequence ATGAGCGACGGCGAAGACCTGTTTGCCATCGCGGCCCGCGAACTCCGGACGGTCGTTCGAACACCCGCTGTCGTCGCTCTCTCGGTCGTCTTCGGCTTGACTGTCGTCGCCGTCGCGGCCGCGGGGACCGGTTCACGCGGCGGATACGTCCCGCTCGTCCTCGACTTGGTTCCCTTCGTCGAGGCGCTCGTCCCGCTTCTCGCCTTCGCGCTCTGCTATCGGGCCGTTCTCACGGACCGACGGACCGGCGAGTTGGACGTACTCCGGACCTTCGACGTGTCTCGTCTCTCGTACGTCGGCGGCGTCTACCTCGGTCGGAGCCTCGCGCTCGTGGTCGTCGTCTTCGGGTCGCTCCTCGTTTCGGCCGCGACCGTTCCCGTGTTGTCGCCGGAGAAATCGGCGTTTCTAGCCCTGAACGCGGCCGCCGATTCGCCGGTCGCGTTCGTCCGGTTCGCCGTGCTCGCGGTGATATTCGCGCTGGCGACTGCGGCGGTCGCACTTGCCGTCTCCGCCGCCGCGCGGACCGCTCGGCAGGCTATCGCACTCGCCGTTGGGTTGGTCGTCGCCTTCGTCGTCGGCATCGATGCCGCGGCGGTCGCGGGACTCGCCTCAGGAACGTTCGGTATCGACGCCGTGCCGCTGGTGCTCGCGCTCAGTCCGAACGGAGCGTTTCGGTCGCTCGTCTTCGGCGTCGCCGTCGAAACGGGAAGTCATACGTCGCCGTTGGTGTCGCTCTTGGGTCTCGCGGGGTGGCTCAGCGGAGCGCTCGTGCTCGCGGTGCTGACGGCGTGGAAGCCGGTCGACTAA
- a CDS encoding ABC transporter ATP-binding protein gives MSERDSAAGEKTVQETTDTAGATSTIDSDSTVDSDESHSPAHAAPAIEATALTHAFGDVRVLEGVSLSVAPGEIVALVGPNGSGKSTLLRFLTKVRAPDEGTISVGGNGGGNNRVGYLPQQPGFRDGFSTADTLRFYAQFVDEEVDVTEVLDRVGLATAANRRVGALSGGMTRLLGLGRALIGDPAVLVLDEPASGLDPGMVERLFDIVSTLAESGVAVVLSSHNLGPVERTADRVVVLDGGRFVADGPPRELVEPVGASDLQTAFGELVSTDEVEGR, from the coding sequence ATGTCTGAACGAGACTCGGCGGCCGGAGAGAAAACAGTGCAAGAGACAACAGACACCGCAGGCGCGACGAGTACAATCGATTCGGACAGTACAGTTGATTCGGACGAATCACACTCACCAGCTCACGCAGCCCCGGCCATCGAGGCGACTGCCCTCACGCACGCGTTCGGCGACGTTCGCGTCCTCGAAGGCGTTTCACTGTCGGTTGCGCCCGGCGAAATCGTCGCACTCGTCGGTCCGAACGGGTCGGGGAAGTCCACGCTCCTCCGCTTCTTGACGAAGGTCCGCGCCCCCGACGAAGGCACCATCTCAGTCGGCGGAAACGGGGGCGGAAACAATCGTGTTGGCTACCTCCCGCAACAACCCGGTTTCCGAGACGGCTTTTCGACCGCCGATACGCTCCGGTTCTACGCGCAGTTCGTCGACGAGGAGGTGGATGTCACCGAAGTGCTGGACCGTGTCGGCCTCGCAACTGCGGCGAACCGCCGCGTCGGTGCTCTCTCCGGCGGGATGACTCGCCTACTCGGTCTTGGACGAGCGCTCATTGGCGACCCGGCCGTGCTCGTCCTCGACGAACCCGCCAGCGGCCTCGACCCGGGAATGGTCGAACGACTGTTCGACATCGTCTCGACGCTCGCCGAGTCAGGGGTCGCAGTCGTCCTCTCGTCGCACAACCTCGGCCCGGTCGAACGCACCGCGGACCGCGTCGTCGTCCTCGATGGGGGCCGGTTCGTCGCCGACGGCCCGCCGCGTGAATTAGTCGAGCCGGTCGGTGCGAGCGACCTCCAGACGGCGTTCGGTGAACTCGTTTCGACCGACGAGGTGGAAGGCCGATGA